The following are from one region of the Gammaproteobacteria bacterium genome:
- a CDS encoding ThiF family adenylyltransferase, which translates to MSFQFNYEEAFSRNIGWVTEREQQILRGKTIAIAGMGGVGGIHLLTLARLGVGAFHIADLDTFEIANFNRQVGATMSALGRPKVEVLTEMAKDINPEINIKSFPSGIDEYNLSEFFTGVDLYVDGLDFFAFSARQATFAACARLGIPAITVAPLGMGAALLNFLPGKMTFEEYFCLNDRPEEEKALRFMLGLAPARLQLGYLADPTRVDLAQHRGPSTIMACQLCAGVAATEALKILLNRGKVIAAPHGLHFDAYRYKMARTWRPGGNNNPMQRLALSIAKRYLSKQTCPVPTKSPEVTESAPQSVIETILDLARWAPSGDNTQPWRFEIVSDHQLMVHGFDTRDYCVYDLDGHPSQIALGALLETISIAATGHGLRASIQRRVDLPETTPTFDVSFEPDPQIQPDPLIPFIPKRSVQRRPMQTRALTPQEKRTLEAAVGGTFRILWLEGFGNKWRTARLMFANAELRLTMREAYEVHRSVIQWNARFSEDKVPDQAIGLDPLTTRLMGWVMQSWKRVEFFNAFLAGTLAPRIQLDLIPGIACAAHFAILAHKAPEKIDDYVAAGRAVQRFWLTATSLGLQLQPEMTPLIFSRYARNGLKFTGDDSIKNKAGQLAAELNNLLSPSPASRATFMGRIGAGPAAQARSLRLSVARLMTRG; encoded by the coding sequence ATGTCTTTCCAGTTTAATTATGAGGAAGCATTCAGCCGGAACATCGGCTGGGTAACCGAGCGGGAGCAGCAGATACTGCGGGGCAAAACGATCGCTATCGCCGGTATGGGCGGCGTTGGGGGCATACACCTCCTCACCCTGGCACGACTCGGCGTGGGTGCATTTCATATTGCCGATCTTGACACCTTCGAGATCGCCAATTTCAACCGCCAAGTCGGCGCCACCATGAGCGCCCTCGGGCGACCCAAGGTCGAAGTCCTCACGGAGATGGCCAAGGACATCAACCCTGAAATAAACATCAAATCCTTTCCATCGGGCATTGATGAATACAATCTGTCGGAATTTTTTACAGGCGTGGATCTCTATGTCGACGGGCTGGATTTTTTTGCCTTTTCGGCGCGCCAGGCCACCTTCGCCGCATGCGCAAGACTGGGCATCCCCGCCATTACCGTGGCCCCCCTGGGGATGGGTGCCGCCCTGCTCAACTTTTTGCCGGGTAAAATGACCTTCGAAGAATACTTTTGCCTGAACGACCGGCCAGAAGAGGAAAAGGCACTGCGCTTCATGCTCGGCCTTGCACCGGCGCGCCTGCAACTCGGCTATCTGGCAGACCCAACGCGCGTAGACCTGGCCCAGCACCGCGGCCCCTCCACCATCATGGCCTGCCAGTTATGCGCCGGCGTGGCAGCGACTGAAGCACTAAAAATCCTGCTGAATCGGGGCAAGGTTATTGCCGCCCCCCACGGACTGCACTTTGACGCCTATCGCTACAAGATGGCGCGCACCTGGCGCCCCGGCGGCAATAACAACCCCATGCAACGTCTGGCGCTGTCGATCGCCAAGCGCTATCTTAGCAAACAGACCTGCCCCGTACCCACGAAAAGTCCTGAAGTTACGGAATCCGCCCCTCAGTCAGTGATTGAAACGATTCTCGATCTGGCGCGCTGGGCGCCGAGTGGCGACAACACCCAGCCGTGGCGGTTCGAAATCGTCAGCGATCACCAGCTCATGGTCCACGGCTTCGATACACGCGACTATTGCGTTTACGACCTCGACGGCCACCCTAGCCAGATCGCCCTGGGGGCCTTGCTTGAGACTATTTCCATCGCGGCCACTGGCCATGGGCTAAGGGCGTCGATCCAGCGCCGCGTGGATTTGCCGGAAACCACACCCACTTTTGATGTATCTTTCGAGCCCGATCCACAGATCCAGCCGGACCCGCTGATTCCATTCATTCCGAAGCGCAGCGTGCAGCGCCGCCCCATGCAAACGCGAGCACTAACTCCGCAGGAAAAGCGCACGCTTGAAGCAGCCGTGGGCGGCACTTTCCGGATTCTGTGGCTGGAGGGATTCGGCAACAAATGGCGCACGGCGCGGCTGATGTTCGCCAACGCCGAGCTGCGCCTCACCATGCGCGAAGCCTACGAGGTGCACCGCAGCGTTATCCAGTGGAATGCCCGTTTCAGCGAAGACAAGGTGCCCGACCAGGCGATCGGACTCGACCCCCTAACTACCCGACTGATGGGCTGGGTAATGCAAAGCTGGAAACGTGTCGAATTTTTTAACGCTTTTTTGGCGGGCACCCTAGCACCGCGGATTCAACTTGACTTGATACCTGGCATTGCCTGTGCCGCCCATTTTGCCATTCTGGCCCACAAAGCCCCTGAAAAGATAGACGATTACGTGGCCGCAGGCCGGGCGGTCCAGCGTTTTTGGCTCACCGCCACCAGCCTCGGTTTGCAGTTACAGCCGGAGATGACGCCGCTCATCTTCTCCCGCTACGCGCGCAATGGCCTGAAATTTACGGGGGACGATTCGATCAAGAATAAAGCGGGACAACTGGCTGCAGAGCTCAACAATCTATTAAGTCCAAGCCCAGCTTCAAGAGCTACCTTCATGGGTAGAATTGGCGCCGGCCCCGCGGCTCAGGCGCGCTCTCTAAGGCTCTCCGTTGCGCGGCTCATGACGCGGGGCTAA
- a CDS encoding CDP-6-deoxy-delta-3,4-glucoseen reductase, translating into MRFKVHIHPGDRDFIVETGETLIDAAVRQGVPLPYGCRNGQCGACKGKILEGRVDYGDFSPHALNEQEINAGMALFCKATPLSDIAIEPRGVHVAQDVVVKKLPCRVEKMELLAPEVIRLHLKLPNTERLQYAAGQYINIILRDGRRRSFSIANPPHEDGFIELHIGLVEGGEFTGHVFNGMKEKDILRIEGPLGDFTLRKESVRPIILMAAGTGFAPIKGIVEDALTQGVRRPIYLYWGASTKQDLYLDRVVRGWVSEVENLEYAPVLSRLEVDDGWRGRRGYVQDAVVGDFPDLSAFDVYASGSPVMVNAARETCLARGLPREHFYFDAFEFEER; encoded by the coding sequence ATGCGCTTCAAAGTTCATATCCATCCCGGAGATCGTGATTTCATCGTTGAAACAGGTGAGACCCTCATCGACGCCGCTGTGCGTCAGGGCGTGCCGCTGCCCTACGGTTGCCGCAACGGCCAGTGCGGGGCGTGCAAGGGAAAGATTTTGGAAGGCCGTGTCGATTACGGAGATTTTTCCCCGCATGCCTTGAACGAACAGGAAATTAATGCGGGCATGGCGCTGTTCTGCAAAGCAACGCCCCTGAGCGATATTGCAATTGAGCCGCGCGGCGTCCACGTTGCGCAGGATGTGGTGGTGAAGAAACTGCCGTGCCGGGTGGAAAAGATGGAGCTGCTCGCGCCCGAGGTGATACGCCTGCATCTCAAGTTGCCCAATACCGAGCGCTTGCAGTATGCCGCGGGGCAATACATCAATATCATTCTGCGCGATGGGCGCAGGCGCAGCTTTTCGATTGCCAACCCTCCGCATGAGGATGGATTCATTGAGCTGCATATCGGTCTGGTCGAGGGCGGGGAGTTCACTGGGCACGTGTTCAATGGCATGAAGGAGAAAGACATCCTGCGTATCGAGGGGCCGCTGGGTGACTTCACTCTGCGCAAGGAATCGGTGCGGCCCATTATCCTCATGGCGGCAGGCACGGGCTTTGCGCCCATCAAAGGCATCGTGGAGGACGCACTAACGCAGGGAGTGCGTCGCCCCATTTATCTTTACTGGGGCGCATCCACGAAACAGGATCTTTATCTGGACAGGGTGGTGCGCGGTTGGGTAAGCGAGGTCGAAAATCTCGAATACGCGCCGGTATTGTCGAGGCTTGAAGTGGATGATGGCTGGCGTGGCAGGCGCGGCTATGTGCAGGATGCTGTGGTTGGAGATTTTCCAGACCTGAGCGCTTTTGACGTCTATGCCAGTGGCTCGCCAGTAATGGTCAACGCCGCGCGGGAAACCTGCCTTGCACGTGGCTTGCCGCGCGAACATTTTTACTTCGATGCTTTTGAATTTGAGGAGCGTTGA
- a CDS encoding SDR family oxidoreductase, with product MNHAFIIGCGDIGQRVAKLWQTAGGSVSALARSAERAQSLADSGITPVSGDLDRPDTLHSLPVKCSVLFYFAPPPGDGPGDPRMRATLAALTPPNWPTRIVYISTTGVYGDCQGGWVTEETPTHPRSARGARRLDAETALLDWHRASGVPVVILRVPGIYGPGRLPLERIRQGTPVVREEEAPYSNRIHADDLARVCVAAANRGRAGEVYNISDDQPTTMTDYFYQVADALNLPHPPAVNMAEARRQLTPGMVSFLEESRRIDNSKMREELGMELLYPKLESGLAACLPADKG from the coding sequence ATGAATCATGCATTTATCATCGGCTGTGGCGACATCGGCCAGCGCGTGGCCAAACTGTGGCAGACAGCAGGCGGCTCGGTGAGCGCACTGGCTCGTTCGGCAGAGCGTGCGCAATCGCTGGCCGACAGTGGCATCACCCCAGTCAGTGGTGACCTGGATCGACCCGATACGCTGCACAGCTTGCCGGTTAAATGCTCCGTTTTATTCTATTTTGCCCCGCCACCCGGTGATGGGCCGGGCGATCCACGCATGCGTGCCACGCTCGCTGCGCTAACTCCCCCAAACTGGCCTACCCGCATCGTCTACATCAGCACCACCGGCGTGTATGGCGACTGCCAGGGCGGATGGGTAACGGAGGAAACGCCCACCCATCCACGCAGCGCACGCGGCGCGCGGCGGCTTGACGCCGAAACCGCCTTGCTCGACTGGCATCGCGCCAGCGGCGTGCCGGTGGTGATCCTGCGCGTGCCGGGTATTTATGGGCCTGGCCGCCTACCGCTGGAACGCATCCGACAAGGCACCCCAGTGGTACGCGAAGAAGAAGCACCCTACAGCAACCGCATCCACGCCGACGACTTGGCGCGCGTCTGCGTCGCCGCAGCAAATCGGGGACGTGCCGGGGAGGTCTACAACATCAGCGACGACCAGCCCACCACCATGACTGATTACTTTTACCAAGTCGCGGATGCACTAAACCTCCCCCACCCGCCTGCCGTGAACATGGCCGAGGCGCGCCGGCAACTCACGCCGGGCATGGTGTCATTTCTGGAAGAATCACGGCGCATCGACAACAGCAAGATGCGGGAGGAATTGGGGATGGAATTGCTTTATCCCAAACTGGAATCCGGCTTGGCAGCCTGTTTGCCTGCTGACAAGGGATAA
- a CDS encoding carbonic anhydrase — protein MYKSAKTCFAVLSLPAILFAGQALAADAHDAHSTAAAGNEKAQIRAIVKNLVDDNQSFVKASGAAHFAEHIKGQKPRATVVTCSDSRVHTHALDKDPEGDLFMVRDIGNQIATAEGSVEYGVRHLHTPLLLVIGHSACGAVKAAMGDYSSIEAPIKRELDTIKVPGKNAGDNKEVMTSVEANVNNQVAFAMEKFAAEVKAGKLAVMGGVYDFRNDYSLGHGKLVITNVNGDTDPAKIKAAGILPTK, from the coding sequence ATGTATAAATCAGCAAAAACCTGTTTCGCCGTTCTGTCTTTGCCCGCGATCCTCTTTGCAGGACAAGCCTTGGCAGCTGACGCTCATGACGCTCACTCGACTGCCGCTGCGGGAAACGAAAAGGCGCAAATCAGGGCGATCGTCAAAAATCTCGTGGATGACAACCAGAGTTTCGTCAAGGCAAGCGGCGCCGCTCACTTTGCCGAACACATTAAAGGGCAGAAGCCCCGCGCTACGGTGGTGACCTGCTCCGACTCGCGCGTCCACACTCATGCGTTGGACAAAGACCCCGAGGGCGATTTGTTCATGGTGCGTGATATCGGCAATCAGATAGCGACCGCCGAGGGCTCCGTCGAATACGGCGTGCGTCATTTGCACACGCCATTGCTGCTGGTTATCGGCCATTCTGCTTGTGGCGCCGTGAAGGCGGCGATGGGTGATTACTCCAGCATCGAAGCACCTATCAAGCGTGAACTCGACACCATTAAAGTGCCTGGCAAGAACGCTGGTGACAACAAAGAGGTGATGACCAGCGTGGAGGCAAACGTCAACAATCAGGTTGCCTTCGCCATGGAGAAATTCGCCGCCGAAGTTAAGGCAGGCAAGCTGGCGGTCATGGGCGGCGTGTACGACTTCCGCAATGACTACAGCCTGGGACATGGCAAACTGGTGATCACCAATGTCAACGGTGACACAGACCCGGCCAAGATCAAGGCTGCAGGCATCCTGCCCACCAAGTAA
- the ubiD gene encoding 4-hydroxy-3-polyprenylbenzoate decarboxylase yields the protein MKYHDLRDFIAKLEKEGELKRITLEVDPILEMTEICDRTLRAGGPALLFENPKGYSIPVLGNLFGTPRRVALGMGEDSVEALREVGKTLAFLKEPEPPKGMRDAWDKLPIFKQVLNMAPKVVSRAACQENVIEAADVDLSTLPIQTCWPGDAGPLITWALVVTKGPHKERQNLGIYRQQVIARNKVIMRWLSHRGGALDFREWQLAHPGKRFPVAVALGADPATILGAVTPVPDTLSEYAFAGLLRGAKTEVVKCQTNDLQVPASAEFVLEGYIEPGEEAPEGPFGDHTGYYNEVDTFPVFTIERITHRDNPIYHSTYTGRPPDEPAVLGVALNEVFVPILQKQFPEIVDFYLPPEGCSYRLAVVSMRKQYPGHAKRVMLGVWSFLRQFMYTKFVIVTDEDVNVRDWKDVIWAMTTRMDPGRDTTIIENTPIDYLDFASPVSGLGSKIGFDATNKWKGETSREWGQPISMSEDVKRRVDTMWQDLGISDETGQ from the coding sequence ATGAAATATCATGACCTGCGCGACTTCATCGCTAAATTGGAGAAAGAGGGGGAGCTTAAACGCATCACCCTTGAAGTTGATCCCATTCTTGAAATGACCGAGATCTGCGACCGCACGCTGCGGGCGGGCGGGCCGGCATTGTTGTTTGAAAATCCCAAGGGCTACTCCATTCCAGTGCTCGGCAATCTGTTCGGCACACCGCGCCGTGTCGCGTTAGGCATGGGGGAAGATTCAGTCGAGGCGCTGCGCGAGGTGGGCAAGACGTTGGCCTTTTTGAAGGAGCCCGAGCCGCCCAAAGGGATGCGCGATGCCTGGGATAAATTGCCTATCTTCAAACAGGTGTTGAACATGGCGCCCAAGGTGGTGAGCCGCGCCGCTTGCCAGGAGAATGTCATTGAGGCGGCGGATGTCGATCTGTCCACGCTCCCCATTCAGACCTGCTGGCCTGGCGATGCAGGGCCGCTCATCACCTGGGCGCTGGTGGTAACCAAGGGGCCGCATAAAGAGCGGCAGAATCTGGGGATCTATCGCCAGCAGGTGATAGCGCGTAACAAGGTCATCATGCGCTGGCTATCGCACCGTGGTGGGGCTTTGGATTTTCGCGAGTGGCAGCTTGCCCATCCCGGCAAGCGCTTTCCGGTGGCGGTAGCGCTGGGTGCAGACCCAGCGACGATACTCGGCGCGGTGACGCCGGTGCCGGATACGCTGTCCGAATATGCCTTTGCCGGGCTGCTGCGCGGGGCCAAGACCGAGGTGGTGAAGTGCCAGACCAATGATTTGCAGGTGCCCGCCAGTGCCGAGTTCGTACTGGAGGGTTATATTGAGCCGGGTGAAGAGGCCCCCGAAGGCCCGTTTGGCGACCATACTGGCTACTACAATGAAGTGGATACCTTTCCGGTGTTCACCATCGAGCGCATCACCCACCGCGACAATCCCATCTACCACAGCACCTACACAGGCAGGCCGCCGGACGAGCCTGCGGTGCTGGGCGTGGCGCTCAATGAAGTGTTCGTGCCGATTCTGCAAAAGCAGTTCCCGGAGATCGTCGATTTCTATCTGCCGCCCGAGGGTTGTTCCTATCGCCTGGCAGTGGTGAGCATGCGCAAACAATATCCTGGTCACGCCAAGCGTGTGATGCTGGGGGTGTGGTCGTTTCTGCGCCAGTTTATGTATACCAAGTTTGTTATCGTCACGGATGAGGATGTGAACGTGCGTGATTGGAAGGACGTGATCTGGGCGATGACCACGCGCATGGACCCTGGGCGTGACACCACCATCATCGAAAACACCCCCATTGATTATCTGGATTTTGCGTCCCCAGTGTCGGGTCTGGGTTCCAAGATCGGTTTCGATGCCACCAATAAATGGAAGGGCGAAACTAGTCGTGAGTGGGGGCAGCCGATCAGCATGAGCGAGGATGTGAAAAGGCGCGTGGATACGATGTGGCAGGATTTGGGAATTTCCGATGAAACTGGTCAATAA
- a CDS encoding 3',5'-cyclic-nucleotide phosphodiesterase has translation MNVRVLGASGGVGTGLRTTSLLIDEDILIDAGSGVGDLSFDEMAAIRHIFITHSHLDHIAFLPLLLDSIFDSIHDPIVVHGQAATLRALQEHIFNWVIWPDFARLPSPEKPVLRYEVMLPGEVCAIAGRTLEMIPVNHTVPGVGYYVECPTGAFAFTGDTTSNDSLWSALNAHQRLDVLIVEAAFANHNLELSRLAHHYCPVLLAEDIVKLRHDPLVYITHNKPGDEDVIFTECQAAMAGRNLRRLQGGEIIRL, from the coding sequence ATGAACGTGCGCGTGTTGGGGGCGAGTGGGGGGGTTGGAACCGGGCTTAGAACCACGTCTTTGTTGATCGACGAGGATATCCTTATCGATGCGGGCAGCGGCGTGGGGGATTTAAGCTTTGATGAGATGGCCGCCATTCGCCACATATTCATAACACATTCCCATCTTGATCACATTGCCTTTCTGCCGTTGCTGCTGGATAGCATCTTCGACTCCATACACGATCCTATCGTAGTTCACGGTCAAGCCGCCACCCTGCGGGCGCTGCAAGAGCACATTTTCAACTGGGTGATTTGGCCCGACTTTGCCAGATTGCCCAGCCCAGAAAAGCCGGTGCTGCGCTATGAGGTCATGCTCCCTGGCGAAGTTTGTGCGATTGCGGGGCGCACGCTGGAAATGATTCCCGTCAATCACACTGTTCCGGGCGTCGGCTATTATGTTGAATGTCCCACTGGCGCCTTTGCCTTCACTGGTGATACCACCAGCAACGACAGTCTATGGAGCGCGCTGAACGCCCATCAACGCCTGGACGTGCTCATTGTCGAAGCGGCCTTCGCCAATCACAATCTGGAACTTAGCCGCCTGGCCCACCATTATTGTCCCGTATTGCTGGCGGAAGATATAGTGAAACTTCGTCATGACCCGCTGGTGTACATTACTCACAATAAGCCCGGTGACGAGGATGTCATCTTCACGGAGTGCCAGGCCGCCATGGCCGGACGCAATCTGCGGAGGTTGCAGGGTGGAGAGATTATTCGTTTATAG
- the ccsA gene encoding cytochrome c biogenesis protein CcsA translates to MSTIVISFAAVILYCLTGFLLAFSLYKRENAPISRAGLIAMGMAAVALHAIALYQSLFTTLGLNLGFFNAFSLLSWLIALLVLLASFTKPVENLGIAIFPLAGLAIALEIMFPSQYLFLEKTTPGIQAHILISVLAYSLLSIAAMQAILLSIQDRYLRARQPGGFIRALPPLQTMETLLFQMIGAGFVLQSLSLITGVFFLENLFAQHLVHKTVLSIIAWLVFAVLLWGRWRFGWRGRTAIRWTISGAVALMLAYFGSKLVLELVLHR, encoded by the coding sequence ATGAGCACTATTGTAATCAGCTTTGCCGCCGTTATTTTGTATTGCTTAACGGGCTTCCTGCTCGCATTCTCCCTCTATAAGAGGGAGAATGCGCCAATCTCCAGAGCGGGATTGATCGCCATGGGCATGGCCGCCGTTGCGCTGCACGCCATCGCCTTGTATCAAAGCCTGTTTACCACACTTGGACTAAACCTCGGGTTCTTCAATGCGTTTTCACTGCTGTCTTGGCTGATTGCGCTGCTGGTACTGCTGGCCTCTTTTACAAAACCGGTCGAAAATCTGGGGATCGCCATCTTCCCGCTGGCCGGTTTGGCCATCGCGTTGGAGATCATGTTCCCATCCCAGTATCTGTTCCTGGAAAAAACCACGCCAGGCATTCAGGCACACATCCTGATTTCGGTGCTCGCGTACAGCCTTCTCAGCATCGCCGCCATGCAAGCCATCCTCCTGTCCATTCAGGACAGATACCTGCGCGCCCGGCAGCCAGGAGGATTCATTCGAGCACTGCCACCGCTGCAAACCATGGAGACGCTTCTGTTCCAGATGATCGGAGCAGGGTTTGTGCTGCAAAGCCTGTCTTTGATCACAGGTGTATTCTTTCTGGAGAACCTGTTCGCGCAACACCTGGTGCATAAGACTGTTCTTTCCATCATCGCGTGGCTGGTATTTGCAGTGCTATTGTGGGGGCGCTGGCGCTTCGGCTGGCGGGGGCGCACCGCAATTCGCTGGACGATCAGCGGCGCGGTGGCATTGATGCTGGCTTATTTCGGCAGCAAGCTGGTGCTGGAACTCGTGCTGCACCGCTGA
- a CDS encoding HlyC/CorC family transporter codes for MDDIPLSVLFGALVFLVVLSAFFSAAEISLMTLDRYRLRHLAKIGNQGARRAQFLLKRPDRLIGVILLGSNFINALLSTLTTVTAIRLLGEQESTIVIATIAIALIVLIFTDLAPKTLAALHPERIAFPSAFVLGPLLKLIYPLVWMVNGMANSLLKLFGVSPKDTATRTLGSEEIRTVINEAGAMMPRSHQKMLLSIMDLEKATVEDIMVPRNDIVGMDLNSEWDDIVRQLTTSQHTRLPVYRDHIDQIIGFLHVRNALPLLAKGEFDELALLQVIKEPYFIPEGTPLNKQLLNFQQQKRRVALVVDEYGDIQGLVTLEDILEEIVGEFTTDISAIGKEVHPLKDGTYLVDGSANIRVLNRIMHWDLPTNGPKTLNGLILEYLETIPEPGTSLMLAGYPVEIVQTTGNAVKTVKINPGLKKPDVAEEF; via the coding sequence ATGGACGATATCCCGTTAAGCGTCTTATTCGGCGCGCTGGTGTTTTTGGTTGTGTTGTCGGCGTTTTTTTCCGCTGCCGAAATCTCCCTGATGACGCTGGACCGTTATCGCCTGCGGCATTTGGCCAAAATCGGCAATCAAGGCGCAAGGCGCGCTCAGTTTCTGCTGAAACGGCCGGACCGCTTGATCGGTGTGATTCTGCTCGGCAGCAACTTCATCAATGCACTCCTTTCCACCCTGACCACGGTGACCGCCATACGGCTGCTTGGCGAACAGGAAAGCACTATTGTTATAGCAACGATTGCAATTGCCCTGATTGTGCTGATCTTTACTGATCTTGCGCCCAAGACGCTGGCCGCACTGCATCCCGAACGCATCGCCTTCCCCAGCGCCTTTGTGCTGGGGCCATTGTTGAAGTTAATCTACCCCTTGGTCTGGATGGTCAACGGCATGGCCAACAGCCTGTTGAAACTGTTCGGCGTCTCGCCCAAGGACACCGCAACCCGGACGCTGGGCAGCGAAGAAATACGCACCGTGATCAACGAGGCAGGCGCCATGATGCCGCGTAGCCACCAGAAGATGCTGCTCAGCATCATGGATCTGGAAAAGGCCACAGTGGAAGACATCATGGTCCCGCGCAATGACATAGTGGGCATGGATCTTAATAGCGAGTGGGATGACATCGTCCGGCAATTAACCACCAGCCAGCACACACGCCTGCCGGTATACCGGGATCATATCGACCAGATCATCGGCTTTTTGCATGTGCGCAATGCACTGCCCCTGCTGGCCAAGGGCGAATTTGACGAACTGGCTTTGCTGCAAGTGATAAAAGAGCCCTACTTTATCCCTGAAGGCACGCCACTGAACAAACAACTGCTGAACTTTCAACAGCAAAAGCGCCGCGTTGCATTGGTGGTGGACGAATACGGCGACATTCAGGGATTGGTAACACTGGAAGACATCCTGGAAGAAATCGTCGGCGAATTCACTACCGATATTTCAGCCATCGGCAAGGAAGTACACCCGTTAAAAGATGGCACTTACTTGGTAGACGGCAGCGCCAATATCCGGGTATTAAACCGGATCATGCACTGGGACCTCCCCACGAACGGCCCGAAAACCCTCAACGGCCTGATTCTGGAATATCTGGAAACCATCCCGGAACCCGGCACCAGCCTGATGTTGGCGGGCTACCCTGTCGAGATAGTCCAAACCACCGGCAATGCCGTAAAAACAGTCAAGATCAATCCGGGGCTGAAAAAGCCTGACGTTGCTGAAGAGTTCTAG